The Methanoregula boonei 6A8 genome has a window encoding:
- a CDS encoding dihydroorotate dehydrogenase, whose amino-acid sequence MVVLRTEPVTIGGVTLNNHLLLAAGVLGTTGASLSRVLACGAGGVVTKSIGPQPKDGHAGPCIALLDDGILNAMGLPNPSREFTGELSGLGSKPVIVSIFGGDPEEFAEVAGWFKGMAAGLELNLSCPHAEGYGASIGVNPDLVEKCTRAVSTLGMPTWVKLTPNVTDITAIGKAAERGGASAIVAVNTVKAMRISTALRRPVLGNRYGGLSGEAIFPVAVRCVYELYEACSLPIIGCGGISSADNVIEMMMAGACAVEIGSAVQKHDITVFETIKNDLYAKKGIDPAEIIGCAHG is encoded by the coding sequence ATGGTCGTACTCAGGACGGAACCGGTGACGATAGGCGGCGTGACCCTCAATAACCATCTCCTTCTTGCTGCCGGCGTTCTCGGGACAACCGGCGCATCGTTATCAAGGGTGCTTGCCTGCGGTGCTGGTGGCGTAGTGACAAAATCGATCGGCCCGCAGCCAAAAGACGGGCATGCTGGTCCCTGTATCGCCCTGCTTGACGACGGGATCCTCAATGCTATGGGGCTCCCCAATCCCTCAAGGGAATTTACCGGGGAATTATCGGGTCTTGGGAGTAAGCCGGTGATAGTAAGTATCTTTGGCGGGGACCCGGAGGAATTTGCAGAAGTGGCCGGGTGGTTTAAGGGGATGGCCGCCGGCCTTGAGCTCAATCTCTCCTGCCCCCATGCGGAAGGCTATGGGGCCTCTATAGGTGTGAACCCGGATCTTGTGGAAAAATGCACGCGTGCAGTCAGTACTCTTGGTATGCCTACCTGGGTGAAACTGACACCGAATGTCACGGATATAACGGCAATCGGAAAGGCAGCAGAGCGTGGGGGCGCGTCGGCAATTGTGGCCGTTAACACGGTAAAAGCCATGCGCATATCCACTGCACTCCGGCGGCCGGTGCTGGGAAACCGGTACGGCGGCCTTTCCGGGGAAGCCATATTCCCGGTGGCTGTCCGCTGTGTCTATGAACTGTATGAAGCCTGTTCCCTCCCCATTATTGGGTGCGGCGGGATCTCTTCTGCCGATAACGTGATTGAGATGATGATGGCAGGGGCCTGTGCCGTTGAGATTGGCAGTGCCGTGCAGAAGCATGACATCACCGTCTTTGAAACCATAAAAAACGACCTGTACGCAAAGAAAGGGATCGATCCCGCAGAGATCATAGGGTGTGCCCATGGATGA